Proteins from one Emys orbicularis isolate rEmyOrb1 chromosome 2, rEmyOrb1.hap1, whole genome shotgun sequence genomic window:
- the LOC135874792 gene encoding LOW QUALITY PROTEIN: E3 ubiquitin-protein ligase MARCHF5-like (The sequence of the model RefSeq protein was modified relative to this genomic sequence to represent the inferred CDS: inserted 1 base in 1 codon) codes for MAGPRGXPGGVSGPPAMAEPAEERHCWVCFATEREDRAAEWVCPCRCKGSTKWIHQACLQRWLDEKQKGNSTGSVSCPQCGTEYRIIFPKLGPLVYFLHQVDQILSRASPFAMAGIVVGTVYWSAVTYGAVTVMQVVGHKKGLDVMERADPLFLLMGLPTIPVMLVLGRLIRWEDYVLRVWRKYSSKLQALQALVPGIGRPVPPGPLAESRPQSDHPSLSRTLCGALVFPTVASLVGRLLFRRVDSSLQRTILGGITFVAIKGVLKVYFRQQQYLLQANRRILDYLEPGPAPPDEDSSTEGNLS; via the exons atGGCCGGGCCCCGGG CGCCCGGGGGTGTGAGCGGCCCGCCCGCCATGGCCGAGCCGGCCGAGGAGAG GCACTGCTGGGTCTGCTTCGCCACGGAGCGTGAGGACCGGGCCGCCGAGTGGGTCTGCCCCTGCCGCTGCAAAGGCTCCACCAAATGGATCCACCAGGCCTGCCTGCAGCGCTGGCTGGACGAGAAGCAGAAGGGCAACAGCACGGGCAGCGTGAGCTGCCCGCAGTGCGGCACCGAGTACCGCATCATCTTCCCCAAGCTGG GGCCCCTGGTGTATTTCCTCCACCAGGTGGACCAGATCCTGTCCAGAGCCAGCCCCTTCGCCATGGCCGGCATCGTGGTGGGGACGGTGTACTGGTCGGCCGTCACCTATGGGGCCGTCACGGTGATGCAG GTGGTCGGCCATAAGAAGGGTCTGGATGTGATGGAGCGGGCAGACCCCCTCTTCCTGCTCATGGGGCTGCCCACCATCCCCGTCATGCTGGTGCTGGGCAGGCTGATCCGCTGGGAGGACTATGTGCTGCGTGTCTGGCGGAAGTACTCCAGCAAGCTGCAGGCCCTGCAGGCCCTGGTGCCAG GGATTGGGCGCCCGGTGCCCCCGGGGCCCCTGGCTGAGTCCCGCCCCCAGAGCGACCACCCGTCCCTCTCACGAACGCTGTGCGGGGCCCTGGTGTTCCCCACCGTCGCCAGCCTGGTGGGCAGGCTCCTCTTCCGGCGGGTGGACTCCAGCCTGCAGCGCACCATCCTG GGCGGCATCACCTTTGTGGCCATCAAGGGGGTGCTCAAAGTCTACTTCAGACAGCAGCAGTACCTGCTCCAAGCCAACCGGCGCATCCTTGACTACCTGGAGCCGGGCCCCGCGCCCCCGGACGAGGACAGCAGCACCGAGGGCAACCTCAGCTAG